A stretch of DNA from Acinetobacter sp. C26M:
AAATACAACGATGCTGTTTGAGTTCGGCTACACACTGAGGCTGACCATATTTGTCCAGATAGTTGGGAGAGGCACAGAGTAAACGTGGATTACTGCTAAGTCGTTTGGCGACCAAGCTGGAACTTTTTAACTGACCAATGCGAATCGCCAAGTCCATACCTTGCTGAATAAGATCGATGTTCTGATCATTCAGATCTAAATGAATTTTCAGTTCAGGATGCAATAGCGCAAACTCGGCAATAACAGGCATCAAAACTTTTGTGCCAAAGGTTGCGGAGGTCGTAATCCGAAGTGTACCTGTAAGCGGCTGATCTTTAATCTTTAATGATTCTTGCAAGTGAATAAAATCAGCAATCCAATGTCGACCATGTTCAAGCAAAACACGACCTTCATCGGTTAATGTCAGTTTCCGTGTGGTGCGATGAAATAAGCGCAATTGTAGGTTTTGTTCTAAGCGCTGCAATTTCTGACTGGCCACCGACACCGAAATATTGGCATCCAGTGCTGCTTTGCTGATCGAGCCCAAGTCTGCAACACGAATAAAAAACTGGAAATCTTCTGTATTCATTATCAATAAAATCAGAAAAGTATTTCTTGATTATCATGGTTTTTCCAATAAATCCCTAGCGCTATTTTTGTATTTAAGCAATCACAGGTTGAAGAGACAGACCATGAAATATCATTTTTTAGGAAACTCGGGTTTAAAGGTTTCAGAGTTGGGATTTGGTGCAGGGACCTTAGGTGGGCAGGGACAAATCTTTGCTGCTTGGGGACAAGCAAGTCAGACTGAAGCCAATCAGATGATTCGCGCTGGTTTAGATGCGGGTATTAATTACTTTGATACGGCCGATGTGTATTCAGATGGCGAGTCTGAACGAATGCTCGGTAAGGCACTTGCATCAGAACGGCAGCATACTATTATTTCGACCAAAATCGGGATTCGTAGTTCAGAGCATCTAAATGATGCGGGATTTAGCCGACATTATTTATTGTCCGCAGTTGAACAGTCCTTAACTCGACTGGGAACGGATTATATTGATGTATTACAGCTGCATCAGTTTGATAGTTTTACTGCATTGCCTCAGTTAATGAAAACACTTGATGAACTAGTCCGTAGTGGCAAGGTACGTTACATCGGTGCTTCAAATTTTTCAGGTTGGCAACTGATGAAGGCGCAGGCGATTGCTGAGCAATATGGCTATGAAAAGTTTGTGGTCAATCAGGTCTATTACTCATTGATCGGTCGTGATTATGAATGGGAGCTGATGCCCTTAAATGATGACCAGCAAATTGGTGCGGTGGTATGGAGCCCTCTAGGTTGGGGCAGATTGACGGGTAAATTTGATCGGGAGAATCCGATTCCAGCACAAAGTCGCTTACATGATACAGCGCAATTTGCACCACCAGTCAACGAGGCACATCTCTATGCTGTGATTGAGGTGTTAAAACAGATTGCAGCAGAAACTGGCTACACGATTCCGCAAATTGCCTTAAATTGGTTATTACAGCGCCCAACGGTATCTAGTGTATTGATTGGTGCGCGTAATCAAACTCAACTGCAAGACAATCTTGTTGCTAAGGATATTCAACTGTCGACTGAACAGATCGAACGTTTAAATCAGGTTAGTGCGATCTATCCGCCCTATCCTTATTATCCCTATTGGAATGGACAGTTTACTGAACGCTTTAAGTCTATTGTTCAGTCACAATTTATTTAACTGATGTTAAGCTACATAAAAATGCCCTCATTGGAGGGCATTGTCATTAGAGTAAGTTATGGTCATGCGCCTGAATCGGCGGTGGGGTTGGGCGACCTAAAGTTCCAAGTAATTCAATTTCAATTGAACGGACCATCGCATCCAGCGGTAAATCATTGCTTTGTGTGCCAAAAGGTTCCTCAATTTCAGTACTTAAAGCATCCAAACCCAAGAAGGTATAAGCCAAAATACCGACCAATAATGGTGTCACCAAGCCCAATAAAGAGCCAAGACTGAATGGCAGCATAAAGCAGAAGAAATACACGGTACGATTCAGCAAAACTGAATAGGCAAATGGAATTGGGGTATTCGCGATCCGATCGCAGCCAGTTTGCATTTCACTTAACGCTGCAACGTGGCGGTTCATCTGGGTATAAATAATATCCGAGATTTCGCCTTCTTTCATGGCTTGTAAAAGTTCCCATTGAATCAGACTCAAAGTGTACTGTGGGGCATTATGTTGTTGATAAAGTTGGGTTAAGGCTTGTTGGCTCAGACCACTGGTTTCAGTCAGCTCGGTTGGATTGGCAGTTTGATGGCGTAGACGGTCACGCAGTACGTTGGCAAATACAATTACATTTTGAATGATACGTTCACGACGTGCCTGTGTTAGGACACGACAATCACGGTCAAAATGGCGCGCCGTGGCAATCAACACGCCCCAGAGTTTACGCGCTTCCCACCAGCGGTCATAACAAGCAGTATTCTTAAATCCCAAGAAAATGGACAGCACTACACCAATCAACGTGAAGCCGACTAATGGGATTTCCGGGAAACGATATAGATTGACATACTCGACTCCACCAATGATGGCAGAGATCAGCATCACGAAACCGAGAGAGGGCAAAATTTTAGGTAAAATCGTCCCCCGCCATGAGAATAGAACTTTAAAAATACTCGGCTGGTCACGGACAATCATGTTATTTGAATCATTAATTTTATGTCTTGATGTTCCTGTTTGATTTAAGCTTTGTCAAGACCAGATTGCTTGGTTTTAATAGGGTTGAGTAGTAGTTGTTCAGAAAATGAAAAATAGCCTTCTGGCGAAATAATAAAATGGTCGATCAAGTGAATTTCCAGCATCTTGCAGGCTTGTTTGAGCTGTTGAGTCAGATAAATATCTTCAGTCGATGGTTGGGCAGTGCCATAGGGATGATTATGTGCCACCACGATTTGACAGGCTTGTTGTTGCAGGGCATAGCGTAGGGTTTGATTTAGTGAAACTGTGCAGGAATGATGGGAACCGAAGAACAGCTTTTTAAAATGCAATTTTCTGAGTTCGGCATCTAAGCACAGCACCGCAAAAACTTCCTGTTTTTCACCTTGCAGTTCATAACGTAAATAGTCGAGCACCAGTGTCGAAGTATCCAGACAAAGCCGCTGTTGCTGGAAATGATTATTCAGATAACGTCGCCCAAGCTCCTTTACAGCCATCAGCTGTGCATATTTGGTTGAAGCAATACCATTAAATTGTGATAAATCTTCAAAATTGGCATCAAATATCAAATTAAGTCCGCCAAAATGTTTAATCAAAATACGCGCCAATTCCACTGCAGAGTGTTGTTTAGAGCCTGAACGCAGAAAAATCGCCAGCAGTTCTGCATCAGATAAGCTTTGTGCGCCTTGGGATAAAAGTCGTTCTCTTGGACGTTCTTGTTCAGGCCAGGTTTTGATAGATTGATTCAATGCTTAATTTCCCTTTGATTTTATTGTGATTATTGTTTTAGCTCGAAAAAACAATCGTGCGTCTTTTCCTTTTATACGAGGGCATTTCAACACTATTCTCGATCGCGATCCGCACTGAAATGTTGATGCTGCTACTTGGGTATCCATTTATTTAATGCTATTGTGAGCGCCACTGCAACAGTAAGGTATCCTGTTTGTGAGCTTCGATCTGAGTGTTATTCCCCATAAAAACATTATATTAGCGGTTACAGGTGGCATTGCTGCCTATAAAAGTGCCATCTTGGTGCGCCGTTTAAAAGATTTCGGTTTTGATGTTCGTGTGGTCATGACCCATGGCGCACAAGCATTTATTACCCCACTTACTTTTCAAGCACTTTCAGGCAATCCTGTGCATACCGAATTGCTTGATCCTGAAGCCGAAGCAGGCATGGGACATATCGAATTGGCACGTTGGGCCGACTTGGTTCTGGTTGCCCCTGCTAGCTGTGACAGCATTGCAAAATTTGCCAATGGCTTGGCGGATGATCTGCTCAGTACGTTATATCTAGCTACCAAAGCGCCTGTATGGGTTGCACCAGCCATGAATCAGCAAATGTGGGCAGCGAAAGCCACGCAACGTAATCTGCAAACGCTGGTCGAAGATGGTGTGCATGTGATCATGCCAGATGCGGGCGAGCAAGCCTGTGGTGATGTTGGTCTAGGTCGTATGCCTGAGCCTGAAGATTTAGCGCGTCAAGTTGCAGCCTATTTCCATAAAGCGCAACGTGCATTGGCTGAAAAATTTGGTCTGTTGGCGGGTAAGCGTGTCACTATTACGGCTGGGCCGACGCGTGAAGCAATTGATCCTGTACGTTATATTTCAAACCACAGTACTGGAAAAATGGGCTTTGCCTTGGCAGCAGCTTGTTATGCAGCAGGGGCAAAAGTGACTTTGGTGGCTGGGCCTGTCAGTTTGGATACACCGAACGGTGTGCAACGTGTCAATGTCAGTTCAGCGATGCAGATGCTTGATGTCAGTATGAACCAGCTTAAAGAAGGCTGTGACATCTTTATCGCAACCGCAGCAGTGGCTGATTATCGTGTCGCACAAGTAGCAGAACATAAAATTAAGAAAGCTGGTGATGAGCTTGCTGTCGCGTTGGTAAAAAATCCAGATATTGTAGCGACCATTGCGCAGCAAGAAGAGCGTCCATTTATGGTGGGCTTTGCAGCTGAAACTCAAAATGTCGAGGAATATGCAGCAGGCAAACTGGTGGCAAAAAAATTAGACATGATTGCCTGTAATGATGTGTCACGTCCAGATATCGGTTTTGCCTCAGATGAAAATGCCATGACCGTGTTTTTTGCCCAGTCTTACCACATGAAAAAGCGTGAGTTGGAAAAGGCATCAAAACAAGAGATTTCCCAGCAATTGGTTGAGTCGATTGCGGATGCGTTACGCCGTCGCTTATAAAACCTGAACGCGATTTTTTTATCAAAATGCAACGATTTCGTTGCATTTTTTTATGTATGCTAAATCAGCAATTATCATTGTTGCTTTGAAGCCAATGCACCATGTTTTGCCTACACAAATAAAGCATAGCCACAGTTTTTGATAGGATATCCTAATGATTAAAAAAACTTTAGCCACTGTTGTCTTGTTCTCTGCTTTTGCATTCAGCCATACAACCATGGCTGCTGGATTAGAAGATGATATGAAAACGCTGGGAAAGAATTATAAAGCGTTTAACCAAGCTGCAAATCCACAGGATGCTACAGCTGCGCTGGATAACATGCGCGCAGCCGCCGTGCATTCAAAGCAGTATAAACTGGCACCGAATACGACGGACAAAGTATCAAGCTCAACGTCTTTATTTGACCAGATTGTGGTGGAAATTGATAAAGCCAAACTCTTAGTGCAAGCAGGTAAGTTGGAGGACGCTAAGAAGCAAGGTAAGAAGATTGCTGAATTACGAGATCAAGGGCATAAGTATTACACTCATTAATATATAAAGATGGGTCATCGAAATAATAGAGCTGTACTGAAAGAGTGCGGCTTTTTTATTGAGAATTAGGCAGGTAGAACATAAAGCTGAGACTGAGCATGATTCAGATTTTCACTGAATGGCAAAGTTGCTACAGTGAAAACATGAATGATGAGAGGTGATGATATGTCCTCACAACAACGTAATTATGAGCGTATTGCTCAAGCGATTGACTATATTCAGCAGAACTTTCAGCAACAGCCACAACTGGATGAAGTCGCTGCACATATTCATTTAAGCCCAGCACATTTTCAGCGTCTATTTACCGAGTGGGTCGGTACCAGTCCGAAAAAATTTTTGCAATATATTAGTGTTGAACATGCCAAGAAGATTTTAAAACAAGAGCAGGGCAGTATTTTTGATGCAACCTTTGCCACAGGACTATCCAGTACCAGTCGATTGCATGATTTGTTTATTCAAATCGAAGGGATGACCCCAGCCGAATATAAAAATGGCGGACAAAGCCTGACGATTCACTATCAATTCGCAGAGACATTGTTTGGTGAAGTACTGATTGCATCCACACATAAAGGCATTTGTGCTCTAAGTTTTGTGGACAATCGGGCTGATGCTTTGCAGCAGTTAACAGCGCAATTTCCTCAGGCCGTGATTGTTGAACAGATTGATGCATTTCAACAAAGTGCTTTAGCCTTATTTCAAAAGGATCAACCTCAACTGGCAGAGATAAAACTGCATTTAAAAGGTACTGAGTTTCAGCTCAAAGTATGGCAAAGTCTGCTCAAAATTCCTATGGGGCAACTCTCTACCTATGGCGAGTTGGCCAAGGCAATTGAACATCCCAAAGCTGCACGAGCTGTTGGTACTGCTATAGGCAGTAACCCTGTGGCATTTTTGATTCCCTGTCATCGTGTAATTCAGTCCACTGGTGCTTTTGGTGGTTATGAATGGGGAACACTGCGTAAAACAGCATTGATTGGTTGGGAAGGTGTACAAACCCATGCAGCCATCTGAATTGACACAAATCCAAACCATGATTGATAAGATTCAAGCTGCGGATTGGGAGGTCATCACTGAGCAAATGCACCAACAGGGCTTTGCCCTGATTGAGCAGGTTTTATCGACAGAGCAGTGTGAAATGCTGCAACAGGCATATTCACAAACCGAGTTGTATCGTAAAACCGTAGAGATGCAACGTTATCGCTTTGGTCAAGGTGAATATAAATATTTTACTTACCCTTTACCGAATCTGATTGAGCGAATACGGCATGAGCTTTATCCCTATTTGGCCCCAATTGCCAATGCATGGTTTCGGGTGCTGAAGTTAGAGCACTCCTTTCCATCCTCCCATGCTGAATTTTTACTGCAATGCCAACAACATGGACAAACGCTGGCAACCCCCCTGATTCTGAAATATGGACAGGGTGGCTTTAATACGCTTCATCAGGACTTATATGGTGAGGTGTATTTCCCGATACAGCTAGTGATTGTATTGAGTCAGCCGAATGTGGATTTTAGTGGTGGAGAATTAGTTTTTACCCAACAAACTCCTAGAGCGCAATCTAAGGCCATGGTGATGCAACCACAGCAAGGTGATATGTTGATTTTCACCACCCAATTTAAGCCTGAAAAAGGCAGTCAAGGCTATTATCGGGTCAATATGAAGCATGGGGTCAGCCCAATTCATCATGGTGAACGTTATAGCTTAGGCATCATTTTCCATGATGCGGTAAGTTAATCAGATGTGGCGACATCTAGAATTAACACAGACAGAGTTACATCTGAAATTAAAACAGCAGGAAATTTCGTTTGCAGGAAACGCACAGCTTAAAATTTATGGCAGATTGACCTGTACCTCAGGAAAGCGCATGCTGAAAAACAATCGGGTATTTTTCTTGAATGAAGATGAAGCGATAGCACAAGGCTATCGACCTTGTGGACATTGTATGCGGCAAGCTTATAAGAAGTGGAAAGATGCAACTATTTGATATTGAAGCTGATCCAAAGCAGAATCATTTACCTTATGATGGCACAGTACAGTACTATGGTAAGGTCGTACCAACGGCTGAAGCTGATCATTATTTTGATCAGTTGATGCAGACCATTGCATGGGAAAATGATCGGGCACTGATCTTTGGAAAGTTATTGACGACTAAACGTAAAGTGGCGTGGTATGGAGATCGACGCTTTGAATATACCTATTCCAATATGAATAAATATGCCTTGCCTTGGACGCAGGAATTACTGGAGTTAAAACAACTGGCCGAAAATTTAACGGGGGAGACATTCAACTCTTGCTTGTTGAATCTTTATCATAATGGCGAAGAGGGGATGGCTTGGCATAGTGATGGTGAAACGGATTTAAAAAAAGATGGTGCGATTGCCTCATTTAGTTTTGGTGCAGAGCGAAAATTTGCATTCAAACATAAACAAAGTAAAGAAAAAGTCGAACTGTATTTAGAGCATGGTAGTTTATTGGTGATGAAAGACACCACGCAGACCTTTTGGCTGCATCGCTTACCACCAACCAAAAAAGTCAGTAGGGCACGGGTGAATTTGACCTTTAGAACCATTGTGGAATAAGGCTACTCAATATTAAACATAGTGATAGAGCTCAACATCGAAAAACGTTGTATTAAATGCTTCAATCAGCTGTTTAATCTGTTCTGGTTGATCAGGCACTAGCATCCAATAAGGATTTTCATTCGAGATCAATAACAAGGCCAGACCATGTTGTTCTGCAACCGCATAGATATTGTCAAATAAAATCGAATAGATGTGTTCAGCAAAATCAGTTTCATTCTGCTGTTCTGGTGTGCTATCTGCATATTCAGCAAACAGTTGTTCGACTTCTACTTCAATACGGTTATTCAGTTGCTCAATATCCACTTGGGTTTGCTGTAGTTGATAACACTTGTTGGTGTCATTGTCATAATATTCTTTTAACTCAACGTATTGAATGTTGGAGTGTAAAGTATTGACCCAATTGATAAATTGATAAAAATCTTGTGTATGAATGGGATAGGGAACTTGCACAAGCTCAGGAAAAACCTGTTGGCAAAGTGAATAAAGTGCTGTGGTCATGGTTTATTCTCGTTTTATTTAAATCTTTTTATTATCATAAAAAAGCCACAGCAATTGCTGTGGCTTTTTTGCTTCACGAGTAAAGCTTATGCTTGACCTTGCGCATCTGCATCCGCTTGTAGGCGTTGCATGTTTGCTTCAAACTCAGCATCAAAGTTGATTGGTGTAAGCAGCAATTGCGGGAAGCTACCTTTAGTCACTAAATCATTCACTGCTTCACGTAAGAACGGGAACAGGATATTTGGGCAGTAAGCGCCTAAGATGTATGGAAGGCGATCTTCTTCTACACCATCAACCAAGAAGATACCTGATTGAGTTACATCAACGATGAACGCAGTTTCATTTTCGTTGTTTGCTTGAACCACAACTTTTAAAGACACTTCATAGTGTGTAGCATCAATTTTTTCTGCAGCAGAAGATAAATTGATGTTCAACTCTGGTTGCCATTGCTTAGTAAATACTTGCGCACCAGGAACTTCAAAAGAGATGTCTTTTGTATAGATACGTTCTAACGCGAGTTGTGGTTGAACTTGTTCTTCGCTCATTGTTTTTCCTTAAATCTTGGATTTAGATGTTGTTAAGCTAATAATTGGTCGAGTTTGCCTTCACGCTCTAAAGCATAAAGTTGATCAAAACCGCCAATGAATTGGTCTTTGATAAAAATTTGCGGCACAGTACGGTGATTGGTACGTTGCATTAACTCAATACGAACTTCTGGTGCTTCATTGGAAAGATTAATTTCTTTATAAGCAACGCCTTTGCGCTCAAGTAATTGTTTTGCGCGTACGCAATATGGGCAAGAAAGCGTTGAATAAATAGTGACGTTTTGAGTAGTCATTTTATCTCTCCTTAAGCTTTGGTTTTGCTTTTCACTAAAGGTAAGCCTTGAGCTTTCCAATTGCTAATACCACCGTCTAAACGGTAGCTGTCGGCATGACCAACTTTTTGCAATGCAGAGCCTGCAACCTGACCTAAGTTACAAATGAAGACCAGTGGACGATCACTTGCTTTTAATTCATCGACATGACTTGTAATCTGGCTGTATGGAATGTTACGGCTACCGCTGATGTGACCATCACGGAAATCTTTTCCATCACGTAAGTCGATCAAAATGGCATTTTTAGCCTTGACCAAAATACCTAGAGATTGTGGTGAAATTTTACGACCATTGCGTTGTCCTTCTAAAACAAAGAACAACACGATTAACACGCCGAGCGCACCAAATAAGAAGGGGTGATTCCCCATAAACTCTAACCAGCGTTCCACAAGTCACCTAAAGTTAAAATCAAAATTGACCCTGAGTATAACTTATCTCAATGGTGATCAAAATCTTTAGTTCAAGGGCAAGCAGCGAAGAAAATTAACTTTTTTGCTGTGCTTCCTGAATTTCATCGAGTAAGCGTAAATAACTATCGAGACGGCGTGGTAAAATTTCACCTGCATCAACCGCTTGTTTCAGCGCACAATTTTTCTCATGGGTGTGGGTACAGTTGCGGAACTGACACAGTCCAAGATGAGCTTCGATCTCAGGAAAACCGATACGAACCTTTTCTAAACTAAGATGCCACAGCCCAAATTCACGGATTCCAGGAGAATCAATCAACGCACCGTTTGTTCCAAATTTAATCAAACGTGTTGATGTTGTGGTGTGTTGCCCCAGTGCCGAGTTCTCAGAAATGACATTGGTCTTCTGGGCAGCATCGGGAACGATGGTATTGATTAATGAACTTTTGCCGACACCTGATTGTCCAACGAAGGCCACTGTTTCATTATCAATGCGATTTGAAAGCACAGATAAGTCACCTTGCGAATGACAAATCAAGGTTTCATAACCTAATGATTCATATTCACTCAGTAAGGTAAGAATCGGGTCATTTTCAGTAAGTAAGTCGGATTTATTCAGCACCAGTAATGCTGGAATATTGGCATCGGCACAGGCCACTAGATAGCGGTCAATCAGTGTGGGTGCTGGTTCTGGTAAAGGTGCAAATACAATCACAATCAAACTGATATTGGCTGCGACGGGTTTCACTTTGTGATAACGATCGGGGCGAGTTAACAACGATTGTCTTGGATAAATCGCGGTGATAATGCCTAAACCTGTAATCGGATCGGCCTGCCATTTAACGCGATCGCCAGTCACCAACAGTTCTAGGTTAGTACGGGTATGACAACGCCAAACGCTGTCGAGTTCGATCGGTTTCCAGAACGGTTCTGGCTCACCTTCAGCGACTTGTGGTTTTTCAGGGTGCTGTTCAGGCACAGATAAAGCTTGTACTTCGAGTTGACGACCATAATGCTGAACAACCAGTCCATCCAGATCTTGCGATGTATCAATGTCGTCTTGACGTGATTTATGCTGTTTCTCAATACGACGCTGCTGTTGTTCGGTTAAACGACGCTTACGAATTAAAGCCATTCATATCCCAAAAAATCCACACTTTGAAGACCGCAAAAATAGCACGAAGCCACTATAGAATTACAGCCAAGATGTAATTAATTTGCTACTATTGATGTTTTTAAGCACTTTAGAATCGCCATCCATGAGTAGCACCCCTGATACACGATTAATTTGGATCGATCTGGAAATGACAGGTCTAGATACTGATAACGACAAGATTATTGAAATTGCAACAATTATTACAGATGACCATTTGAATATCTTGGCTGAGGGACCTGTTTTAGCGGTACATCAATCTGATTTGATTCTAAATGCGATGGATGAGTGGAATACCAAACAACATGGCCAGTCGGGTTTGATTGAGCGAGTACGCCGCAGTAAGTTAAAGGCTCAAGATGCAGAACAGCAAACGCTTGAGTTCTTAAAGAAATGGGTGAGTCCAAAATCATCACCAATGTGTGGTAATTCGATTTGCCAAGATCGTCGTTTCTTGCATCGTTTGATGCCTGAATTGGAACAATTCTTCCATTATCGTAATTTAGATGTCTCTTCAGTGAAAGAGTTAGCGAAACGCTGGAGACCTGAAATTATGAGCGGTTTAAAGAAAAATGCATCACACTTGGCGATGGATGATATCCGTGATTCGATTGCAGAATTGAAATACTACCGCGAATACTTTTTTATTATGAATAACGATAAGTAATCGATTATTGCGT
This window harbors:
- a CDS encoding LysR family transcriptional regulator, with the translated sequence MNTEDFQFFIRVADLGSISKAALDANISVSVASQKLQRLEQNLQLRLFHRTTRKLTLTDEGRVLLEHGRHWIADFIHLQESLKIKDQPLTGTLRITTSATFGTKVLMPVIAEFALLHPELKIHLDLNDQNIDLIQQGMDLAIRIGQLKSSSLVAKRLSSNPRLLCASPNYLDKYGQPQCVAELKQHRCILQQHGQGLTDHWHLVNAEGQVEQVHVEGYFATNSGEGVRQAALAGLGISNHSIWHVAEDLASGKLVPVLPDYPVETTAIYAVFPHRQLIAPKVQRFLDYLIDYFQHHNHWRFEN
- a CDS encoding aldo/keto reductase, which gives rise to MKYHFLGNSGLKVSELGFGAGTLGGQGQIFAAWGQASQTEANQMIRAGLDAGINYFDTADVYSDGESERMLGKALASERQHTIISTKIGIRSSEHLNDAGFSRHYLLSAVEQSLTRLGTDYIDVLQLHQFDSFTALPQLMKTLDELVRSGKVRYIGASNFSGWQLMKAQAIAEQYGYEKFVVNQVYYSLIGRDYEWELMPLNDDQQIGAVVWSPLGWGRLTGKFDRENPIPAQSRLHDTAQFAPPVNEAHLYAVIEVLKQIAAETGYTIPQIALNWLLQRPTVSSVLIGARNQTQLQDNLVAKDIQLSTEQIERLNQVSAIYPPYPYYPYWNGQFTERFKSIVQSQFI
- a CDS encoding bestrophin family protein produces the protein MIVRDQPSIFKVLFSWRGTILPKILPSLGFVMLISAIIGGVEYVNLYRFPEIPLVGFTLIGVVLSIFLGFKNTACYDRWWEARKLWGVLIATARHFDRDCRVLTQARRERIIQNVIVFANVLRDRLRHQTANPTELTETSGLSQQALTQLYQQHNAPQYTLSLIQWELLQAMKEGEISDIIYTQMNRHVAALSEMQTGCDRIANTPIPFAYSVLLNRTVYFFCFMLPFSLGSLLGLVTPLLVGILAYTFLGLDALSTEIEEPFGTQSNDLPLDAMVRSIEIELLGTLGRPTPPPIQAHDHNLL
- the radC gene encoding DNA repair protein RadC, translated to MNQSIKTWPEQERPRERLLSQGAQSLSDAELLAIFLRSGSKQHSAVELARILIKHFGGLNLIFDANFEDLSQFNGIASTKYAQLMAVKELGRRYLNNHFQQQRLCLDTSTLVLDYLRYELQGEKQEVFAVLCLDAELRKLHFKKLFFGSHHSCTVSLNQTLRYALQQQACQIVVAHNHPYGTAQPSTEDIYLTQQLKQACKMLEIHLIDHFIISPEGYFSFSEQLLLNPIKTKQSGLDKA
- the coaBC gene encoding bifunctional phosphopantothenoylcysteine decarboxylase/phosphopantothenate--cysteine ligase CoaBC yields the protein MSFDLSVIPHKNIILAVTGGIAAYKSAILVRRLKDFGFDVRVVMTHGAQAFITPLTFQALSGNPVHTELLDPEAEAGMGHIELARWADLVLVAPASCDSIAKFANGLADDLLSTLYLATKAPVWVAPAMNQQMWAAKATQRNLQTLVEDGVHVIMPDAGEQACGDVGLGRMPEPEDLARQVAAYFHKAQRALAEKFGLLAGKRVTITAGPTREAIDPVRYISNHSTGKMGFALAAACYAAGAKVTLVAGPVSLDTPNGVQRVNVSSAMQMLDVSMNQLKEGCDIFIATAAVADYRVAQVAEHKIKKAGDELAVALVKNPDIVATIAQQEERPFMVGFAAETQNVEEYAAGKLVAKKLDMIACNDVSRPDIGFASDENAMTVFFAQSYHMKKRELEKASKQEISQQLVESIADALRRRL
- a CDS encoding cytochrome b562 → MIKKTLATVVLFSAFAFSHTTMAAGLEDDMKTLGKNYKAFNQAANPQDATAALDNMRAAAVHSKQYKLAPNTTDKVSSSTSLFDQIVVEIDKAKLLVQAGKLEDAKKQGKKIAELRDQGHKYYTH
- a CDS encoding methylated-DNA--[protein]-cysteine S-methyltransferase, with protein sequence MSSQQRNYERIAQAIDYIQQNFQQQPQLDEVAAHIHLSPAHFQRLFTEWVGTSPKKFLQYISVEHAKKILKQEQGSIFDATFATGLSSTSRLHDLFIQIEGMTPAEYKNGGQSLTIHYQFAETLFGEVLIASTHKGICALSFVDNRADALQQLTAQFPQAVIVEQIDAFQQSALALFQKDQPQLAEIKLHLKGTEFQLKVWQSLLKIPMGQLSTYGELAKAIEHPKAARAVGTAIGSNPVAFLIPCHRVIQSTGAFGGYEWGTLRKTALIGWEGVQTHAAI
- a CDS encoding 2OG-Fe(II) oxygenase, producing MQPSELTQIQTMIDKIQAADWEVITEQMHQQGFALIEQVLSTEQCEMLQQAYSQTELYRKTVEMQRYRFGQGEYKYFTYPLPNLIERIRHELYPYLAPIANAWFRVLKLEHSFPSSHAEFLLQCQQHGQTLATPLILKYGQGGFNTLHQDLYGEVYFPIQLVIVLSQPNVDFSGGELVFTQQTPRAQSKAMVMQPQQGDMLIFTTQFKPEKGSQGYYRVNMKHGVSPIHHGERYSLGIIFHDAVS
- a CDS encoding Ada metal-binding domain-containing protein, whose product is MWRHLELTQTELHLKLKQQEISFAGNAQLKIYGRLTCTSGKRMLKNNRVFFLNEDEAIAQGYRPCGHCMRQAYKKWKDATI
- a CDS encoding alpha-ketoglutarate-dependent dioxygenase AlkB, with product MQLFDIEADPKQNHLPYDGTVQYYGKVVPTAEADHYFDQLMQTIAWENDRALIFGKLLTTKRKVAWYGDRRFEYTYSNMNKYALPWTQELLELKQLAENLTGETFNSCLLNLYHNGEEGMAWHSDGETDLKKDGAIASFSFGAERKFAFKHKQSKEKVELYLEHGSLLVMKDTTQTFWLHRLPPTKKVSRARVNLTFRTIVE
- the secB gene encoding protein-export chaperone SecB, encoding MSEEQVQPQLALERIYTKDISFEVPGAQVFTKQWQPELNINLSSAAEKIDATHYEVSLKVVVQANNENETAFIVDVTQSGIFLVDGVEEDRLPYILGAYCPNILFPFLREAVNDLVTKGSFPQLLLTPINFDAEFEANMQRLQADADAQGQA
- the grxC gene encoding glutaredoxin 3, whose protein sequence is MTTQNVTIYSTLSCPYCVRAKQLLERKGVAYKEINLSNEAPEVRIELMQRTNHRTVPQIFIKDQFIGGFDQLYALEREGKLDQLLA
- a CDS encoding rhodanese-like domain-containing protein, which translates into the protein MERWLEFMGNHPFLFGALGVLIVLFFVLEGQRNGRKISPQSLGILVKAKNAILIDLRDGKDFRDGHISGSRNIPYSQITSHVDELKASDRPLVFICNLGQVAGSALQKVGHADSYRLDGGISNWKAQGLPLVKSKTKA
- the rsgA gene encoding ribosome small subunit-dependent GTPase A — encoded protein: MALIRKRRLTEQQQRRIEKQHKSRQDDIDTSQDLDGLVVQHYGRQLEVQALSVPEQHPEKPQVAEGEPEPFWKPIELDSVWRCHTRTNLELLVTGDRVKWQADPITGLGIITAIYPRQSLLTRPDRYHKVKPVAANISLIVIVFAPLPEPAPTLIDRYLVACADANIPALLVLNKSDLLTENDPILTLLSEYESLGYETLICHSQGDLSVLSNRIDNETVAFVGQSGVGKSSLINTIVPDAAQKTNVISENSALGQHTTTSTRLIKFGTNGALIDSPGIREFGLWHLSLEKVRIGFPEIEAHLGLCQFRNCTHTHEKNCALKQAVDAGEILPRRLDSYLRLLDEIQEAQQKS